One genomic segment of Hydra vulgaris chromosome 14, alternate assembly HydraT2T_AEP includes these proteins:
- the LOC136090661 gene encoding piggyBac transposable element-derived protein 3-like: protein MFIKRAISRDIFNNVLKFTYFVDEHDVDHTDAFWKVRPLFDQTNSSAKRLVHQSEFVSVDETMVRYFGPHPLKQAIREKPERYGWKVWCLATAEGELLACQPYAGLKTKIKNNGLGQGPDVVLSLSEQYGLKKGTKVACDNLFTSFDLLDHMGEHGWGVVGTVRQNGLVGVPMPTKKQAKKEMTRGTMKSVYDNNNCVTISMDSKAVVLASNYNGPNPAGILFHFKVLEFKKIKICLK, encoded by the exons ATGTTCATCAAAAGAGCTATTTCTAGggacatttttaataatgtgcTCAAGTTTACCTACTTTGTTGATGAGCATGATGTAGATCACACTGATGCATTTTGGAAAGTTCGCCCACTTTTTGATCAAACTAATAGCTCTGCGAAAAGGTTAGTGCATCAATCTGAGTTTGTTAGTGTCGATGAGACGATGGTCAGATATTTTGGACCTCATCCACTGAAACAAGCCATTCGAGAAAAGCCTGAAAg GTATGGCTGGAAGGTTTGGTGTCTAGCAACTGCTGAGGGAGAACTTTTGGCCTGTCAGCCTTATGCTgggttgaaaacaaaaattaaaaacaatgggCTAGGTCAGGGCCCAGATGTTGTTTTGAGTCTTTCTGAACAGTATGGTTTGAAGAAAGGGACCAAAGTAGCCTGTGATAATCTTTTTACATCTTTTGATCTTCTTGATCATATGGGAGAACATGGCTGGGGCGTTGTAG GTACTGTCCGGCAGAACGGGCTTGTAGGTGTACCGATGCCTACTAAGAAGCAGGCTAAAAAGGAAATGACTAGAGGTACTATGAAATCGGTTTATGATAATAACAACTGTGTAACCATCTCGATGGATAGCAAAGCTGTAGTTCTTGCGAGTAATTATAATGGTCCTAACCCTGCAggtattttgtttcattttaaagttttagagtttaaaaaaataaaaatttgtttgaaataa